One window of the Daphnia pulex isolate KAP4 chromosome 8, ASM2113471v1 genome contains the following:
- the LOC124199810 gene encoding 40S ribosomal protein S16, producing MTAPTTTSTAPKEPIQSVQVFGRKKTATAVAYCKRGHGLIKVNGRPLSIIEPRLLQYKLYEPILLLGKDRFAGVDIRIRVSGGGHVAQVYAIRQAIAKSLVAYYQKYVDEASKQEIKDILINYDRSLLVSDPRRCEAKKFGGPGARARYQKSYR from the exons ATGACCGCCCCG ACGACAACCAGCACTGCTCCTAAGGAGCCAATTCAGTCTGTCCAGGTTTTCGGCCGAAAG AAAACCGCCACCGCTGTTGCATACTGCAAGCGTGGACATGGGCTCATTAAAGTCAATGGAAGGCCGCTTTCCATCATCGAGCCTCGCCTGCTCCAGTACAAACTCTACGAACCCATCTTACTGTTGGGCAAG GACCGATTTGCTGGTGTCGACATTAGGATCAGAGTAAGTGGTGGTGGTCACGTTGCCCAAGTGTATGCCATCAGGCAAGCAATTGCCAAGTCCCTGGTTGCTTACTACCAGAAAT ATGTGGACGAAGCCTCCAAACAGGAGATCAAGGACATCCTCATCAATTATGACCGCAGTCTGTTGGTATCTGACCCTCGTCGCTGCGAAGCCAAGAAGTTCGGTGGTCCAGGTGCCCGCGCCAGATACCAGAAATCTTACCGATAA
- the LOC124199806 gene encoding post-GPI attachment to proteins factor 2-like — translation MTSLKESRQDLPESPPTYCNCQDAANSHVYLQQRSYVRFNFSQLCRFTVSLPLIGLVICFVSANIFQQNDIHETHCRVYNVIPSISAITGISPQRYIWRIVIALHVGPRFLTSLVYHRFYLNQLSRVSQPNKKSYLFHVWLALSLNLIEQAALIGVTYVSNRENYPIHEKIFIVFMVSSQVHMLIVLKLLKMADFGREQQSEQRSYFFKRCLFYLSLLCTFGLLVFFVKHRVYCHDMAFSWFSFFEYWIAATNMGFHATIIIDFPDEDIIVGSNWKSSKTKIK, via the exons atgaccAGTTTAAAAGAAAGTCGTCAAGATCTTCCCGAGTCTCCTCCGACGTACTGCAATTGTCAAGACGCTGCCAACAGTCACGTATATCTGCAGCAACGAAGCTACGTCCGATTCAATTTTAGTCAATTGTGCCGTTTCACTGTCTCGCTGCCCCTAATTGGTCTCGTCATCTGTTTTGTCTCTGCCAACATCTTCCAGCAAAATGACATCCACGAAACACACTGCAGG GTTTATAATGTCATTCCTTCAATCAGTGCAATCACTGGAATTAGTCCCCAGCGTTACATCTGGAGGATTGTTATCGCCCTCCATGTGGGCCCAAGATTTCTCACCTCACTTGTCTATCACCGATTTTACTTGAACCAACTGTCAAGAGTCAGCCAGCCCAACAAGAAGAGCTACCTCTTTCATGTTTGGCTGGCTCTTTCGCTGAACCTGATTGAACAGGCTGCTCTAATTGGTGTTACATATGTCTCCAACAGAGAAAACTATC CTATTCACGAAAAGATCTTCATTGTTTTCATGGTCAGCTCCCAAGTACACATGCTAATTGTGCTGAAATTACTTAAAATGGCTGATTTCGGTCGAGAACAGCAGTCTGAGCAGCGCTCCTATTTCTTCAAACGCTGTCTCTTCTATTTGTCTCTTCTTTGCACCTTCGGTCTTTTGGTCTTCTTCGTCAAACATCGGGTGTATTGCCATGACATGG CGTTCAGTTGGTTTTCGTTCTTTGAATACTGGATTGCCGCAACCAACATGGGCTTCCACGCTAccattattattgatttccCAGACGAAGATATAATTGTGGGAAGCAACTGGAAAAGTTCCAAAACAAAGATCAAGTGA
- the LOC124199808 gene encoding hematopoietic prostaglandin D synthase-like — MSTRRRNEYKLHYFNMKGRGELARLIMAYAKVPYEDIRYEMTEWPQHKAKMPNGQVPVLEWKGQFLTESLAIARFLARRHNLAGTDDWQWAKIDAVNDHIGNTFNDVRPVFYAGDDQEKKKEAIDNFFKNSVEPLLKSLDKHLEDNGADYIIGNQCTLADLALFNFYDFITGAFGADRVPKCQHVAALHARIGQVPAIAAWMEKRPVTPM, encoded by the exons atgtcgaCGCGAAGGAGAAACGAATACAAACTGCACTATTTCAACATGAAGGGACGCGGAGAGTTGGCTCGTCTCATCATGGCCT ATGCCAAAGTTCCATACGAGGACATTCGCTACGAAATGACCGAATGGCCGCAACATAAAGCCA AAATGCCTAATGGACAGGTGCCCGTGCTCGAGTGGAAAGGTCAGTTCTTGACGGAG AGTCTCGCCATCGCTCGCTTTCTGGCCCGTCGTCACAACTTGGCCGGCACAGACGATTGGCAATGGGCCAAAATCGATGCAGTGAACGATCACATCGGTAACACATTCAATG atgTGAGACCCGTTTTTTACGCCGGCGACGAccaggagaaaaagaaagaagcgatCGATAATTTCTTCAAGAATTCCGTCGAACCGCTATTGAAAAGCCTGGACAAGCATCTGGAAGACAATGGAGCAGATTACATCATCGGCAATCAA TGCACTCTAGCCGATTTGGCCCTCTTCAATTTTTACGACTTCATCAC TGGAGCGTTTGGCGCTGATCGTGTTCCCAAGTGTCAACACGTTGCGGCTTTGCACGCTCGAATTGGTCAAGTCCCGGCCATCGCAGCCTGGATGGAAAAAAGGCCAGTCACTCCCATGTAG
- the LOC124199804 gene encoding forkhead box protein D1-like: protein MRLPRDSVGVPAAATSLRSSSPSSSLSSCKLLGNKENVQPPEGNGSGGGGASESSTAANLLWLLDFRLDNLLPNDGNSADKMAPVQVNKDSSDSVATNSSSGGGGGGGSAGRSGTVPPAVKPPYTYTELIEQALSEKGPLTVAEIYRWISERFPYFKANDDRWKNSVRHNLSISPHFRKSVKARTGTGHLWTLALPPSARTIAANLAQKAKENKVQPEEVQDEVARACMELLRAEGSPVVQSTEYEPPHQDGRNSPLTFERAAELMLAESGAGNCEGRVHVEFLARPLQLLGHMENGSCSPEFLNPIPRDELMEESGLFSIEDPFNSEMEDPHQNNQCQIQVVTDDNQMQTEEVNFDAFPHAVNDATSMLFGDDYPLSYSYEIL from the exons ATGCGTTTGCCTAGAGATTCCGTTGGcgtcccagcagcagcaacatctCTACGTTCATCTTCGCCCTCGTCGTCCTTGTCCTCTTGCAAACTGTTAGGCAACAAAGAAAACGTCCAGCCTCCGGAAGGCAACggaagtggtggtggtggtgctagCGAATCCTCTACAGCGGCCAATCTGCTTTGGCTTTTAGATTTCCGGTTGGACAATCTTTTGCCCAATGATGGAAACAGTGCCGACAAGATGGCTCCCGTCCAAG TGAATAAAGATTCGAGCGATTCAGTTGCGACAAACTCCAgcagcggaggaggaggaggaggaggatcggCCGGAAGAAGCGGAACTGTCCCACCAGCTGTCAAGCCTCCTTACACCTACACGGAGCTGATTGAACAAGCCCTGAGCGAGAAAGGCCCACTCACGGTGGCTGAAATTTACCGATGGATCTC aGAAAGATTCCCGTATTTCAAAGCGAATGACGATCGTTGGAAGAATTCCGTCCGCCACAATTTATCCATCAGTCCGCACTTTAGGAAGAGCGTTAAAGCTCGGACGGGCACGGGACATTTGTGGACATTAGCCTTGCCCCCGTCCGCCAGGACTATTGCCGCTAACCTCGCG CAAAAggccaaagaaaataaagtccAGCCGGAAGAAGTCCAGGATGAAGTGGCCAGGGCTTGCATGGAACTTCTCCGCGCCGAAGGATCGCCAGTTGTTCAATCGACAGAGTACGAACCACCGCAtcag gATGGCCGCAATAGTCCGCTGACATTCGAAAGAGCGGCGGAATTGATGCTGGCCGAGAGCGGAGCCGGCAACTGCGAAGGCCGCGTTCATGTGGAATTTCTGGCGCGACCTTTGCAACTTTTAGGACACATGGAAAACGGCTCCTGCTCACCAG agTTTTTGAATCCTATTCCTCGTGACGAGTTGATGGAGGAATCTGGTCTGTTCTCCATAGAAGATCCGTTCAATTCCGAAATGGAGGATCCTCATCAGAATAACCAGTGTCAAATTCAAGTG gtgaCGGACGATAATCAGATGCAGACGGAAGAAGTCAATTTCGACGCGTTCCCGCACGCGGTTAATGATGCTACCAGCATGTTGTTTGGTGACGATTACCCTCTATCATATTCCTACGAGATTCTATGA
- the LOC124199807 gene encoding ER membrane protein complex subunit 10-like, producing MARQSVVEYLLAFCLLITGSLAELETDASSVIYLSHSLGSRALESRGQINVKSLKSGSVNIQQDSSYDWKDYREAAEANDFYHLEALVKYNGIERTFLTSTKACLLFESQLADIITIHVDLLGNIYGVSVATPHNQQCAGDAPDFDPTFNTTVLISYMEHGPIPDVAMFVQKVEQEKVAKERGETKDNRSFIAKYWMYIVPLVLVFMMSGASNPEQPAR from the exons ATGGCTCGTCAATCGGTCGTCGAATATCTTCTCGCTTTCTGTTTATTAATTACAGGATCACTG GCTGAATTGGAAACTGATGCCTCGTCTGTTATCTATCTTTCACACTCCCTTGGTTCTCGAGCACTTGAATCAAGGGGTCAAATTAATGTAAAAAGTCTCAAATCTGGATCTGTCAATATTCAGCAAGATTCATCATATGATTGGAAAGACTACAGG GAAGCAGCAGAAGCAAATGATTTCTATCATTTAGAAGCCCTAGTAAAATACAATGGGATTGAAAGGACATTTCTCACATCCACAAAAGCT TGTCTTCTATTTGAGTCTCAACTAGCAGATATCATCACTATCCACGTGGATTTGTTAGGGAATATTTATGGTGTTTCTGTGGCTACGCCTCATAATCAGCAGTGTGCAGGCGATGCACCTGATTTTGATCCAACTTTCAACACCACAGTTCTGATCTCTTACATGGAGCATGGGCCAAT acCTGATGTTGCCATGTTTGTTCAGAAAGTTGAGCAGGAAAAAGTAGCTAAAGAGCGTGGTGAAACAAAGGACAACCGTTCGTTCATCGCCAAATAT TGGATGTACATTGTGCCACTCGTCCTCGTCTTTATGATGTCAGGAGCCAGTAACCCAGAACAACCCGCCCGTTGA
- the LOC124199805 gene encoding cathepsin O-like translates to MAATFKNVICALGLFSLCFLGIPIRIDQPDSMEQEFKQFIEKHNKSYGRDPVEYGRRLSYFKASHSRAKEFNMKHNQNNGHASFGITKFSDLDANEFQEMLLRHKPSSLSCVIGSNLNHVNRNRRKREIPNAQKNFKPLPSYVDWREKNVVTAVKNQHSCGACWAFSTVQTVESMHAIATGELNELSTQQVIDCARNGNKGCIGGDTCTALTWMSASNVSLLEEKQYPLTLKDQRCRTVFEGSTSSGGVRLASNFTCYNLVDNEEQLKHILAFHGPVTAAVDAVTWQDYLGGIIQYHCRDHTNHAVQIVGYDTRGPIPYYIVRNSWGVDFGNQGYLQIATGKNLCGIAREVSALDVIVV, encoded by the exons ATGGCCGCGACTTTTAAGAATGTCATTTGTGCCCTCGGATTGTTTTCACTGTGTTTCTTGGGTATTCCCATAAGAATTGATCAACCAGATTCTATGGAACAAGAGTTTAAACAGTTCATtgaaaaacataataaaagcTATGGAAGGGATCCGGTAGAGTACGGAAGGCGCTTGTCATACTTCAAG GCTAGCCACAGCAGAGCAAAAGAATTCAATATGAAACATAATCAGAATAATGGTCATGCATCTTTTGGCATTACCAAGTTCTCAGATCTTGATGCTAATGAATTTCAAGAGATGTTGCTCAGACATAAACCCAGCTCATTGTCATGTGTGATAGGATCTAACCTGAATCATGTCaacagaaatagaagaaaaagggaaattcccAATGcccaaaagaatttcaaacCACTCCCTAGTTATGTTGATTG gagagaaaagaatgttGTGACTGCAGTGAAAAATCAGCATAGCTGTGGAGCTTGCTGGGCTTTTAGTACTGTTCAGACTGTTGAAAGTATGCATGCAATTGCAACTGGGGAACTGAATGAATTAAGCACACAACAA GTTATTGACTGTgccagaaatggaaataaggGTTGTATTGGAGGTGATACTTGCACTGCCTTAACCTGGATGTCAGCATCCAATGTGTCCTTATTGGAGGAAAAACAGTATCCATTGACTCTAAAAGATCAACGTTGCAGAACAGTTTTTGA AGGTTCTACGTCATCAGGCGGAGTACGTTTAGCATCCAACTTTACCTGTTACAA TTTAGTTGACAATGAAGAACAATTGAAACACATTCTTGCTTTTCATGGACCAGTTACAGCAGCCGTAGATGCGGTCACTTGGCAAGACTACTTGGGTGGAATCATACAGTACCATTGCCGAGATCACACTAATCACgct GTGCAAATTGTGGGTTACGATACCAGAGGTCCGATTCCTTATTACATCGTAAGAAACTCTTGGGGTGTTGATTTTGGCAATCAAGGCTATCTCCAAATAGCCACGGGAAAGAATCTTTGCG GAATCGCTCGCGAGGTTTCTGCGCTTGACGTTATTGTTGTGTAA
- the LOC124199803 gene encoding uncharacterized protein LOC124199803, with protein MQSSHRQKNRLPLNFILQRQHTLSTNILKNLNWKILKSLITWKEGFALKEIKTFQGAKSCRRIIYSDGYLIIKDVSSSNTLKIYNLNGHDRIPFLKHKISDNEEWKDRSYGISPVFLNSSSHIPHKDGYKTGLYYITARKLHLLTPESGVVDFVTLPEGYRFSELAVDDETNTLAVSSVKNPKANTLVVFALYEYYPRLKFQQTLQIQKSTFGASITGAEINQGLLLTLHKYNKVKVYSLPTVCQQQEFSASPVLFEIHTFNHVMLIGTTPYYLIKATHMNSFFIQNLEDGRALCSIEGKPDSFDPYIGFHPDASPRLIFTDNGTLRLFNIINKDGTPSLVPGSLHALDDIDESGSIDNVSTTTTTRTGRTVKKPARSSVYSHTSDDDETTQLTWDYEDDLNLLGVLYARQVNERNPYLKLTLDLVDSKSGKRLRRIELDRKIRIAKFDNPEIYLRLDADQCLISISCGSSTSILAFRFISTGSI; from the exons ATGCAAAGTAGTCACCGACAAAAAAACCGTCTTCCGTTAAACTTTATTTTGCAACGGCAACATACTTTATCCACCAATATCTTGAAGAATCTAAACTGGAAAATCCTGAAATCTCTCATTACCTGGAAAGAAG GATTTGCTCTGAAGGAAATTAAAACTTTCCAGGGCGCCAAAAGCTGCAGAAGAATCATTTACAGTGATGGTTATCTTATAATTAAGGATGTCTCTTCATCAAACA CCttgaaaatttacaatttgaatGGACATGATAGAATACCGTTTCTGAAACATAAAATCTCTGACAATGAAGAATGGAAGGATCGCAGTTATGGAATAAGTCCTGTGTTTCTTAATTCTTCAAGCCATATTCCTCATAAAGATG GTTACAAAACAGGATTATACTATATCACTGCAAGGAAACTGCATTTACTCACTCCTGAAAGTGGAGTTGTTGATTTTGTAACTCTTCCTGAAGGTTATCGGTTTTCCGAGCTTGCCGTTGATGATGAAACCAACACATTAGCTGTTTCTTCAGTGAAGAATCCCAAAGCAAATACTTTGGTGGTCTTTGCTCTGTATGAATATTATCCTCGCCTGAAGTTTCAACAAACCTTACAG ATTCAAAAGTCTACTTTTGGGGCCTCAATCACTGGAGCTGAAATTAATCAAGGATTGCTTTTAACCTTGCACAAATATAACAAAGTCAAAGTCTACAGCCTTCCCACAGTTTGTCAAcagcaa GAATTTTCCGCTTCTCCTGtactttttgaaattcacACCTTCAACCACGTTATGTTAATTGGCACGACTCCTTACTATTTAATAAAGGCGACGCATATGAACTCATTTTTT ATTCAGAACTTAGAAGACGGGAGAGCGCTATGTTCAATCGAAGGGAAACCAGATTCGTTTGACCCTTATATTGGTTTTCATCCTGACGCATCTCCTCGGTTGATCTTCACTGATAACGGAACCCTACG gtTATTTAACATAATCAATAAAGATGGGACGCCATCGCTCGTTCCTGGGAGTCTTCATGCACTTGATGATATTGACGAAAGTGGGTCAATTGACAACGTTTCTACTACTACAACCACAAGAACCGGGCGTACAGTCAAGAAACCTGCCCGCTCATCTGTTTATTCCCATACAAGCGACGACG ATGAAACGACTCAATTAACTTGGGACTATGAAGACGATCTCAACCTTTTGGGAGTGCTTTACGCTCGTCAAGTGAATGAACGCAATCCTTACTTAAAATTAACTCTCGATCTCGTGGATTCGAAAAGTGGAAAGCGGCTGAGGAGGATCGAATTGGATCGCAAAATTCGAATAGCTAAATTTGATAACCCCGAAATATATCTGCGACTAGACGCTGATCAGTGCCTCATTTCTATCTCATGTGGCAGTTCAACATCTATTCTTGCATTCCGTTTCATCTCAACTGGCAGCATTTGA
- the LOC124199809 gene encoding cuticle protein 7-like has product MNSFITAIILFAYVVLETSTKPTYNRDVPYAPCTVPNSKTCFISTAYTPLSVQYYSRNENGKNVFGYAYLGQAAYNVRNANGFQIGSWAYMNPEGREINVAYVSDSKGYRVMSNDLPIAPTETPEVVALRARHMAAHAALKTKVAKPEEEDNHDKTDPEDEDLAKEINAAQMEFMKVFREIQAF; this is encoded by the exons ATGAATTCCTTT ATTACTGCCATTATCTTATTCGCATACGTCGTCCTGGAAACTTCTACAAAACCTACATACAACAGAGACGTGCCCTACGCCCCTTGCACGGTTCCAAACAGTAAAACCTGTTTCATCAGCACGGCCTACACCCCTTTATCTGTGCAATATTACTCTCGGAatgaaaacgggaaaaatgtCTTTGGATACGCTTATCTGGGACAGGCTGCCTACAATGTTCGGAATGCAAACGGATTTCAGATTGGAAGTTGGGCTTACATGAATCCGGAAGGGAGGGAGATCAACGTTGCATACGTATCCGATTCCAAAGGGTACCGTGTTATGTCAAACGATTTGCCGATTGCTCCTACTGAAACTCCCGAAGTTGTCGCTCTTCGAGCCAGACATATGGCCGCTCACGCTGCTCTCAAAACTAAAGTTGCTAagcctgaagaagaagataatcaCGATAAAACGGATCCTGAAGACGAAGACTTAGCTAAGGAAATTAACGCTGCACAGATGGAATTTATGAAAGTTTTCCGTGAAATTCAAGCATtttaa
- the LOC124199800 gene encoding peroxidase-like produces the protein MPLSPRLNSFMWLPLSCLFVLLPVVTCQYQYFQYSPVYSTPLVSTRPDLSYVFNYPHNVLRTPGGEPWCPAASANQPPLFQCKPAIRCSPWFIELLYNPWWCTAADGSFGACCPDILKTTSSVARFPESSKLTAMPRDITKDEMSRAVTVARQHVEEISAFEWHAWTNMLAPWQNSAAYSYSATTYASLIGQQEGWKGLQSVEASRKLANTLKLEPKYAGFALQHLCVKETALSSICRAQPACNASALYRTYDASCNNLAYPNWGRSNSPLERILPPQYADGIWAPREWPGLPPVDTVSRIVQDIDYPDNQLTITVMHWGQLVAHDITHVPTFRTLNNSAIQCCTGDGKYLSPERTHPLCFPIDVDHDNEFYSQFGVSCHDFVRSVVAPREDCKFGYADQLNQNTAYLDASVIYGSTEKVARSLREYAGGRMRVTVIGGDYVVLPVDPDRKDCISDEYGSQCFVAGDQRVNQYTGLTVLHIIWLRLHNKYANQLALINPQWDDEQLYQETKKIVSALVQHITYNEYLPSVLGPNLMEEYGLLPLSTGYTYTYDPAVKAQITNEFATAAFRYGHSLIRNYNELWLDDTYSHYGGELYLKDWFNNPKVLFDPVIFNALLRHFITGTAQNFDENVADAVHHYLFKSPYQSWGLDLIGANLWRGRDHGIAGYNFYLEACGSKRAANFDELLAFMRPTVVEKIKYLYKSVDDVDLFVGVLGEWSIKGGIVGPVTSCIMADQFARLKDGDRFFYENGKQPHSFTPGQLDSIRSMSLARVMCDTSDTVDWMTHNVFWTPSPMNPWLPCYGKDIPRLDLNLWKSSY, from the exons ATGCCTCTCTCACCTag attAAATTCTTTCATGTGGCTGCCACTTTCGTGTTTATTCGTTCTCCTACCAGTAGTAACATGCCAATATCAATACTTCCAGTATAGTCCTGTTTATTCAACGCCATTAGTGTCCACTCGACCGGATCTTTCTTACGTATTCAACTATCCCCACAA CGTGTTACGTACTCCCGGAGGGGAACCATGGTGTCCCGCCGCGTCTGCTAATCAGCCACCTTTGTTTCAATGCAAACCTGCCATTCGCTGTTCACCTTGGTTCATTGAATTGCTCTACAATCCTTGGTGGTGTACGGCAGCAGATGGAAGTTTCGGAGCTTGTTGTCCGGACATTCTCAAAACAACAT CTTCTGTCGCACGATTCCCCGAGTCGAGTAAGTTGACAGCCATGCCCAGAGACATTACCAAAGACGAGATGAGTCGTGCTGTAACGGTAGCTCGCCAGCACGTGGAAGAGATTAGCGCTTTTGAGTGGCATGCTTGGACTAACATGCTAGCTCCCTGGCAAAATTCTGCGGCCTACAGCTACAGTGCTACCACCTATGCCTCCCTCATAGGCCAGCAGGAAGGATGGAAAGGACTTCAATCGGTGGAAGCGTCAAGAAAGTTGGCCAATAC gtTGAAACTGGAACCTAAATATGCCGGGTTCGCACTGCAACACTTGTGTGTTAAGGAGACGGCTCTTTCGTCCATTTGCCGTGCACAACCTGCTTGCAATGCATCTGCTCTGTACAG AACTTACGACGCTTCATGCAACAATCTTGCTTACCCCAACTGGGGTAGATCAAATTCGCCTTTGGAACGCATCTTACCTCCCCAATACGCAGATG GTATTTGGGCGCCCCGTGAATGGCCGGGACTACCTCCAGTTGACACGGTCAGCCGCATCGTTCAAGACATCGACTATCCCGACAATCAACTGACGATTACTGTGATGCACTGGGGCCAACTTGTTGCTCACGATATTACTCACGTTCCTACTTTCCGTACAT TGAACAATTCGGCGATTCAGTGTTGCACAGGTGATGGAAAGTACTTGTCACCCGAGCGAACTCACCCACTTTGCTTCCCCATCGACGTGGACCACGATAACGAATTCTACAGTCAATTTGGCGTTAGCTGTCACGATTTCGTCCGCTCTGTCGTCGCTCCTCGGGAAGATTGCAAATTCGGTTATGCCGACCAG CTCAACCAAAATACGGCCTATCTGGACGCTTCCGTCATTTACGGCTCGACTGAAAAAGTTGCCCGATCTCTGCGGGAGTATGCGGGTGGACGGATGCGCGTTACCGTCATCGGTGGAGACTATGTTGTTCTACCAGTCGATCCCGATCGGAAAGATTGTATTTCCGACGAATACGGAAGCCAATGCTTCGTCGCAG GTGATCAACGAGTGAACCAGTACACTGGCCTAACAGTCTTGCACATAATTTGGCTTCGTTTGCATAACAAGTATGCTAACCAGCTGGCTTTGATTAACCCCCAATGGGATGATGAACAACTTTACCAGGAGACCAAGAAAATCGTCTCAGCATTGGTTCAACACATCACTTACAACGAATATCTGCCCTCTGTTTTGG gaCCCAATTTAATGGAAGAATACGGTCTACTCCCTCTCTCGACTGGTTACACTTACACATACGATCCCGCCGTCAAGGCTCAAATAACAAACGAGTTTGCTACTGCTGCATTCCGTTACGGACATTCTCTCATTCGCAACTATAACGA ACTTTGGTTAGATGATACCTATTCCCACTACGGCGGCGAATTGTATCTGAAAGACTGGTTTAACAATCCTAAAGTGCTGTTCGATCCTGTCATTTTCAACGCGCTTCTCCGACATTTTATTACCGGGACTGCCCAGAACTTTGATGAGAACGTCGCCGATGCT gtaCATCATTACCTTTTCAAATCACCATATCAAAGCTGGGGTTTGGATTTAATCGGTGCAAACTTGTGGCGTGGAAGGGATCACGGAATTGCTGGTTATAACTTCTACTTGGAAGCTTGCGGAAGCAAACGAGCCGCTAATTTTGACGAACTGCTAGCTTTCATGCGTCCTACG GTGGTGGAGAAGATCAAATACTTGTACAAAAGCGTCGACGACGTGGACTTGTTTGTTGGTGTACTCGGGGAATGGTCTATTAAGGGCGGAATAGTCGGCCCAGTAACTTCGTGCATCATGGCTGATCAATTTGCTAGGCTAAAGGACGGTGATCGGTTCTTCtacgaaaatggaaaacaaccGCATTCGTTTACTCCAG GTCAACTGGATTCTATTCGGTCTATGAGTTTGGCCAGGGTAATGTGCGACACATCTGATACTGTCGACTGGATGACTCACAACGTGTTTTGGACTCCATCCCCAAT GAATCCATGGCTGCCTTGTTATGGAAAGGATATTCCTCGCCTGGATTTGAACTTATGGAAATCTTCCTACTGA